A stretch of Pseudophryne corroboree isolate aPseCor3 chromosome 9, aPseCor3.hap2, whole genome shotgun sequence DNA encodes these proteins:
- the LOC134957709 gene encoding torsin-1A-interacting protein 1-like has protein sequence MGCSCVGPNHVLFLLLCRKCIWHNLCVSSCFVSVNWLFVIYIHLLADPVNSSLNFETSAQTSFSDGEDEKKIPYHQQQRGGVRSKTSIIRSSLATEERKVTPNNTGFAPLDWTNDIGKYLILLLVVLGVLAAFALRPLILKKQDAHKVDEVQVMKKFYDGFRKLQINFPSQSQALWSRSQRILELHLLNKDNKQPAIILLTAAQDAEQTLHCVGNKLAKTYASSLNSNYTVISGPDRKSEDSEDVKEEIDDKLSEGFQGTARAAVLHRLELLPPGSLLILYKYCDHENANFKNVALVLTVLLDDSTLTTDILLSDLEEKVRDFFGKTFIVSDTKKSHNEMDVDKLSGVWSRISHVVLPVFPEKDVGKQCEETETKV, from the exons ATGGGTTGCTCATGTGTGGGTCCTAACCATGTACTATTCCTTTTACTTTGCAGAAAGTGCATATGGCATAACTTGTGTGTTTCTTCCTGTTTTGTTTCTGTAAACTGGTTGTTTGTTATTTACATCCATCTACTTGCAGACCCTGTAAATTCATCATTGAATTTCGAGACGAGCGCTCAAACCAGTTTTTCTGATG GTGAAGATGAAAAAAAGATACCCTACCACCAACAGCAAAGAG GTGGTGTTAGGTCCAAGACAAGCATCATAAG GAGTTCTCTGGCCACCG AAGAAAGAAAAGTGACTCCAAATAATACTGGCTTTGCTCCACTGGATTGGACTAACGACATAG GTAAATACCTGATACTTTTATTAGTAGTGTTAGGAGTACTTGCTGCTTTTGCCCTGAGACCTTTAATCCTGAAGAAGCAAGACGCACACAAAGTGGATGAAGTCCAAGTCATGAAAAAATTCTATGATGGGTTTAGAAAGCTGCAAATTAATTTTCCCAGTCAGTCACAGGCACTGTGGAGCAGAAGTCAACGCATTCTAGAGCTGCACCTCCTTAACAAAGACAACAAGCAACCTGCTATCATTTTACTAACCGCTGCTCAGGATGCAGAACAAACTCTCCATTGTGTAGGCAACAAGCTAGCCAAGACATATGCTTCCTCCCTGAACAGTAACTACACGGTAATCTCTGGACCAGACAGGAAATCTGAGGACAGTGAAGACGTCAAGGAAGAAATCGACGATAAACTGAGTGAAGGTTTCCAAGGCACAGCCAGAGCAGCAGTGCTGCACCGTTTAGAATTACTGCCGCCTGGTTCGCTGCTTATTCTTTACAAATATTGTGACCACGAGAATGCTAATTTTAAAAACGTGGCACTGGTGCTTACAGTGCTCTTGGACGACTCAACCCTTACAACAGATATTCTACTTAGTGATCTGGAGGAGAAAGTAAGAGATTTCTTTGGCAAAACATTCATTGTCTCAGATACCAAGAAGTCCCACAATGAGATGGATGTAGATAAGCTGAGTGGAGTGTGGAGCCGAATCTCCCATGTGGTGCTCCCTGTGTTTCCAGAAAAAGACGTTGGGAAGCAGTGTGAGGAAACTGAAACCAAAGTATGA